The following are encoded in a window of Scophthalmus maximus strain ysfricsl-2021 chromosome 2, ASM2237912v1, whole genome shotgun sequence genomic DNA:
- the frmd8 gene encoding FERM domain-containing protein 8 isoform X1 — MFQRLLQSLLPELLRVEMEGDDCSFPQDSSDDHSQRGSVASSATLSRAQDVLVYLCGDSAVHLSVEGLGSVTVQELGRSVREALHIPESAQDAFAFWLCSPLLDLQLKVKHQPYKLCRQWQDLLYRFTEASEEDISQDEPCLQYRRNVFYHKSKEFQIDDEGVLKLLYEEARSNILTGRYPCDPEHWMGLGALSLAIDEGTGLESQQLTSIIREKKLSSFLPAHVTMGSGGLLSTLRGKSSRQAGLEQNLLGEYRKISASAGNPPEPTQLLHQYLNTCHTLPYYGCAFFLGEIDKPGQGILQRGKRKAVNVGICLDGVYVMDVKEKHVLLGLRFSELSWDHSYPEEEGDSHILWLEFDGEEDGTPVNKLLKIYSKQAELMSGFIEFCVELKSASEGGAAAETDGEVSLSQQPAGQEGSNKNGRGGRRGMLHRQSSVVCSRVHSLNTISYVDNGKEIKRLKPKRAASFFTRQPSAATYSAVQVTESLEQG; from the exons ATGTTCCAGCGCCTGCTACAGTCGTTGCTACCTGAGTTACTGAG AGTAGAGATGGAAGGGGATGACTGCAGCTTTCCTCAAGACTCATCCGATGATCACTCTCAAAGAGGAAGTGTCGCTTCTTCCGCAACACTTTCCCGGG CTCAAGATGTGCTCGTATACCTTTGTGGCGACAGCGCAGTCCACCTATCTGTAGAAGGGCTTGGCAGCGTCACTGTGCAGGAGCTGGGTCGCAGTGTTCGTGAGGCTCTCCATATTCCTGAGTCGGCACAGGATGCTTTTGCCTTCTGGTTATGTTCTCCGCTGCTCG ATTTGCAGTTAAAGGTGAAGCATCAACCGTACAAACTGTGTCGGCAGTGGCAGGACCTGCTGTACCGCTTCACTGAGGCCTCAGAGGAAGATATTTCGCAAG ATGAGCCGTGTCTCCAATACAGACGCAATGTATTTTATCATAAATCTAAAGAGTTCCAG ATTGATGATGAGGGAGTGCTGAAACTTCTGTACGAGGAGGCCAGGAGCAACATCCTCACAGGTCGATACCCTTGTGATCCCGAGCACTGGATGGGTCTTGGAGCCTTGTCTCTTGCTATTGATGAGGGAACTGGTCTGGAGAGCCAACAGTTGACTTCTATTATAAG agagaagaaactgTCCTCTTTTCTGCCTGCACATGTTACCATGGGGAGTGGGGGTTTGCTCTCCACTCTGCGGGGGAAGTCGAGTCGTCAGGCAGGGCTGGAGCAGAACCTGTTGGGGGAGTACAGAAAGATCAGCGCATCTGCTGGAAACCCTCCTGAGCCCACGCAGCTCCTGCACCAGTACCTCAACACATGTCACACGCTGCCTTATTACGG GTGCGCTTTCTTCTTGGGTGAGATTGACAAACCAGGGCAAGGGATCCTCCAAAGGGGAAAGCGCAAAGCTGTCAATGTTGGAATTTGTCTGGACGGGGTCTATGTGATGGACGTTAAAGAGAAG CATGTACTGCTTGGCCTGCGTTTTAGTGAGCTCTCGTGGGACCACAGCTAccccgaggaggagggggactcACACATTCTGTGGCTGGAGTTtgatggagaggaggacggaACTCCAGTCAACAAGTTGCTAAAGATCTACTCAAAACAA GCAGAGCTAATGAGCGGCTTCATTGAGTTCTGTGTAGAGCTGAAGTCTGcgtctgagggaggagctgcGGCTGAAACGGACGGCGAAGTGAGTCTGTCTCAGCAGCCAGCTGGACAAGAGGGCAGCAACAAGAACGGACGTGGAGGACGGCGTGGGATGCTGCACAGGCAAAGCAGTGTCGTGTGCAGTCGGGTCCATTCGCTTAACACTATCAGCTACGTGGATAATG gaaaagaaatcaaacgCTTGAAACCGAAGAGAGCGGCGTCCTTCTTCACCCGTCAGCCGTCTGCTGCCACGTACTCTGCAGTGCAAGTGACGGAGAGTCTGGAGCAGGGTTAA
- the rom1a gene encoding rod outer segment membrane protein 1a isoform X1 codes for MVVMKMKFPFEKRVKLAHGLWLLSWSATVAGALTFSLGCLLKTELRRRAEMMDNSDIHVVPNTLMIVGLASLGINYFASKICQDALDAGLFPRWKNFLKPYFAVSCFFTVLMLLAVIMSYAMKGSLESSLKVGLKNGIRFYKDTDTPGRCFQKQNIDRMQIEFQCCGNSDFRDWFEVQWISNRYLDFSSKEVKDRIKSNVDGRYLVDGVPFSCCNPSSPRPCIQYQLTNNSAHYNYEFQTEELNIYLRGCREALVNYYMGLMNTIGAGVLSVFLLQGSVLVSLRFLQTAMEAVAGNENTEIETEGYLLEKSVKETIMDYANPVLKFFLLTNQVEEGTAAGATPTA; via the exons AtggtggtgatgaagatgaagttcCCCTTCGAGAAGAGGGTGAAGCTGGCCCATGGACTGTGGCTCCTCTCCTGGAGTGCCACAGTGGCCGGGGCCCTAACCTTCTCCCTGGGGTGCCTCCTCAAGACGGAGCTCCGCAGACGGGCAGAG ATGATGGATAACTCAGACATACATGTTGTGCCCAATACCCTGATGATAGTTGGTCTAGCCTCCTTGGGTATCAACTACTTTGCGTCAAAGATCTGTCAAGATGCCCTGGATGCTGGGCTATTTCCTCGCTGGAAGAACTTCCTGAAGCCCTACTTCGCTGTCTCCTGTTTCTTCACTGTCCTCATGCTGCTAGCTGTCATCATGAGCTATGCAATGAAGGGTAGCTTGGAGTCTTCTCTGAAGGTTGGCTTGAAGAACGGCATCCGATTCTACAAGGACACGGACACCCCAGGCCGCTGCTTCCAGAAACAGAACATCGATCGGATGCAGATTGAGTTTCAGTGTTGTGGCAACAGTGACTTCAGGGACTGGTTTGAGGTCCAGTGGATCAGCAACCGCTACCTGGATTTCAGCTCTAAGGAGGTGAAAGA CCGCATCAAGAGCAACGTGGATGGCCGTTACTTGGTGGATGGCGTCCCGTTCAGTTGCTGCAACCCCAGCTCTCCGAGGCCATGCATCCAGTATCAGCTCACCAACAACTCAGCGCACTACAACTATGAATTCCAGACGGAGGAGCTCAACATCTACCTCCGAGGCTGCAGAGAGGCCCTGGTTAACTACTACATGGGTCTGATGAACACCATTGGGGCTGGAGTGCTGTCAGTCTTTCTCTTACAG GGTTCCGTGCTGGTGAGCTTGCGGTTTCTGCAGACCGCCATGGAGGCGGTGGCAGGGAATGAAAATACAGAGATCGAGACAGAAGGGTACCTGCTGGAGAAAAGTGTGAAAGAAACCATCATGGATTATGCAAACCCTGTGCTGAAGTTCTTCCTGCTTACAAACCAGGTGGAAGAGGGAACTGCAGCAGGAGCGACCCCAACTGCTTGA
- the rom1a gene encoding rod outer segment membrane protein 1a isoform X2: MMDNSDIHVVPNTLMIVGLASLGINYFASKICQDALDAGLFPRWKNFLKPYFAVSCFFTVLMLLAVIMSYAMKGSLESSLKVGLKNGIRFYKDTDTPGRCFQKQNIDRMQIEFQCCGNSDFRDWFEVQWISNRYLDFSSKEVKDRIKSNVDGRYLVDGVPFSCCNPSSPRPCIQYQLTNNSAHYNYEFQTEELNIYLRGCREALVNYYMGLMNTIGAGVLSVFLLQGSVLVSLRFLQTAMEAVAGNENTEIETEGYLLEKSVKETIMDYANPVLKFFLLTNQVEEGTAAGATPTA; encoded by the exons ATGATGGATAACTCAGACATACATGTTGTGCCCAATACCCTGATGATAGTTGGTCTAGCCTCCTTGGGTATCAACTACTTTGCGTCAAAGATCTGTCAAGATGCCCTGGATGCTGGGCTATTTCCTCGCTGGAAGAACTTCCTGAAGCCCTACTTCGCTGTCTCCTGTTTCTTCACTGTCCTCATGCTGCTAGCTGTCATCATGAGCTATGCAATGAAGGGTAGCTTGGAGTCTTCTCTGAAGGTTGGCTTGAAGAACGGCATCCGATTCTACAAGGACACGGACACCCCAGGCCGCTGCTTCCAGAAACAGAACATCGATCGGATGCAGATTGAGTTTCAGTGTTGTGGCAACAGTGACTTCAGGGACTGGTTTGAGGTCCAGTGGATCAGCAACCGCTACCTGGATTTCAGCTCTAAGGAGGTGAAAGA CCGCATCAAGAGCAACGTGGATGGCCGTTACTTGGTGGATGGCGTCCCGTTCAGTTGCTGCAACCCCAGCTCTCCGAGGCCATGCATCCAGTATCAGCTCACCAACAACTCAGCGCACTACAACTATGAATTCCAGACGGAGGAGCTCAACATCTACCTCCGAGGCTGCAGAGAGGCCCTGGTTAACTACTACATGGGTCTGATGAACACCATTGGGGCTGGAGTGCTGTCAGTCTTTCTCTTACAG GGTTCCGTGCTGGTGAGCTTGCGGTTTCTGCAGACCGCCATGGAGGCGGTGGCAGGGAATGAAAATACAGAGATCGAGACAGAAGGGTACCTGCTGGAGAAAAGTGTGAAAGAAACCATCATGGATTATGCAAACCCTGTGCTGAAGTTCTTCCTGCTTACAAACCAGGTGGAAGAGGGAACTGCAGCAGGAGCGACCCCAACTGCTTGA
- the si:dkey-273o13.3 gene encoding hornerin: protein MCDRQEKDHKRGKTANSKSQQSKHHHQNQGHHQHHYQQRHQSDDSCSQDTHSTAEDSILSDHQPDLRRHCDNDKTRQSHHNRHKQNHRHVSRSETSLSSSTGSSSHSSSSSLTSSSPSSSSSSSSFSSSSSASSSSLSSEASSERGDRYPLKKPQHSQSCTDISGKHKYFDEGDDTAPLIEKRGYMDRPSAKQKQEKGKSSHISPTQSAPKKKTQKITRGSGNDGSFRKSKSMEALTRPKDREGHENEDELEQETRKSEARKNLMKEKMKFSAFLNEITRQVLSPMRLTTLGVTDAPRPCSPRQASVRASKIDSSTEKHRQQRSRPASADSLSSSKYSYTSKHSTRLSNSKSFQHDHSQHSADSPDHMNHRPRSCTDISCFTGPHSRSEIPQRCTRSPSFKRHRHQGDHTSSHHPHHLEDCNSPSHQHHHRDHNNSSHQQHHGHHHHHGDHHSPTYHHGDHHNTFQHHRGHHSPSHPHHYDDHHHGDCYSPTHHHGQHHSTTHRHHHHGDHHGHANHHQHGDHHGHAHHHEGQRRPAHHHGEHYSGHQHRSNHQKTERLTIPHHHRHHSLSSDHEDHHKHLYHHRDHHSPTHHHHHGEHHDLTQHHSSGNHHHHHHGDHHSPDHQHPPGDHHSPDHQHHHGDHHSELRQHHHGNHHGGSHHGDHPSPGHQHQHGDHPSESHQHHHGNHHGGSHHGDHPSPAHQHQHEDHPSESHQHQHGNHHGGSHHGDHPSTGHQHQHGDHPGESHQHHHGDHHNPGHQHQHGDHPSESHQHHHGNHHGGSHHGDHPSTGHQHQHGDHPGESHQHHHGDHHNPGHQHQHGDHPSESHQHQHGDHPGESHQHHHGDHHSPGHQHQHGDHHIESHQHQHGDHPSESDQHYHGKHHGGSHHGDHPSPGHQHQHGDHPGESHQHHHGDHHSESHQHQHGDHHGESHQHHHGDHHSLGHQHQHGDHHIESHQHQHGDHHSESHQHQHGDHHSESHQHHHGDHPRPGHQHQHGDQQKESHQHQRGDHHIESHQHQHGDHHIESHQHHHGDHQSESHQHQCGDHHIDAHQHHHGDHYNTSHHQGHHPDSQINQPYSKNNDLDHGGHDDHHTLLKGPSANSPPARRKPESLTSHTDSHRNTRSPSSHNEEQTSFTDSSLHKEKAPELGRIMTLQEKNEGLHQSLVKTAVRMEFLGEEFMSSQKLLEAELQKTRMELGSLTDRFKRLHDSCSSTQQTNNLLQQKLNSVAQSMEGERERLNRRISALTEQLADAKFANSVETFNAPSVLHTGNLHFPSDDAINQVVLPITPPPAQFMDSHNYGMAKAGGQEQSLGSVPEEEESDWSEIGEEIPRFILTGSNRIHAWRHQDGDLDKDCESGGQESVRLHSAQLRQIPHLQFTIHSEIFPAPQTKACSSGFTNLPEVMTGEGQYRISPNLGSSILIRSTSLEEIPLACHHMQKELRGTEAMMDLHHPGDEMMEDLDNEIIHHWRTNNDREAAIARPVESRTSEADRSLACLQSAEQMLSHFMCERQSSEGKSQGRAEVHGWTGGIPDEVLKGERTQL, encoded by the exons GCAAACTCTAAATCTCAACAATCGAAACACCATCACCAAAATCAAGGacaccaccagcaccactaCCAGCAAAGGCATCAGTCAGATGACAGTTGTAGCCAAGA CACCCATTCAACAGCAGAGGACAGCATTTTAAGTGATCACCAACCCGACCTTCGTCGTCACTGTGATAATGACAAGACTCGTCAATCTCACCATAACCGTCACAAGCAAAATCATCGCCATGTTTCTCGTTCTGAAACCTCCTTGAGCTCCTCAACCGGTTCCTCttcacactcctcctcttcttcattaacatcatcctccccttcctcctcctcctcctcatcgtccttctcttcctcgtcttctgcctcttcttctAGCCTGTCCTCTGAGGCCAGCAGTGAGCGTGGGGATAGATATCCACTTAAGAAGCCTCAGCATTCACAGTCCTGTACTGACATTTCAGGGAAACACAAGTACTTTGATGAAGGAGATGACACAGCCCCTTTGATAGAAAAAAGAGGTTATATGGACAGGCCCTCTGCCAAACAGAAACAGGAGAAAGGCAAGTCATCCCACATAAGCCCTACCCAGAGTGCCccgaagaagaaaacacagaagatTACGAGAGGCTCTGGAAATGATGGAAGTTTCCGCAAATCCAAATCAATGGAGGCTCTCACTAGACCCAAAGACAGAGAAGGCCATGAAAATGAGGATGAACTTGAACAAGAAACTCGAAAAAGTGAAGCCAGGAAGAAtttaatgaaggaaaaaatgaagtTCTCCGCCTTTCTTAATGAGATTACCCGACAGGTGCTCAGCCCGATGAGACTCACCACTCTTGGAGTTACAGATGCTCCAAGACCCTGCAGTCCACGGCAGGCCTCTGTTAGAGCCAGTAAGATTGACAGCAGCactgagaaacacagacagcagaggagTAGGCCCGCCAGTGCTGACTCACTTAGCTCGAGCAAGTACTCCTATACCAGTAAGCACTCTACTCGACTCTCTAATTCAAAATCATTCCAACATGACCACAGTCAACATTCTGCAGACTCACCTGATCACATGAATCACAGGCCCCGAAGCTGCACTGATATAAGCTGTTTTACAGGACCTCACTCACGGTCTGAAATTCCTCAGCGTTGCACACGTTCACCTTCCTTTAAGCGCCACCGTCACCAAGGAGATCACACTTCTAGTCACCATCCTCATCACCTTGAAGACTGCAACAGCCCAAGTCATCAGCATCACCACAGAGACCACAACAACTCAAGTCATCAACAACACCATGgacaccaccatcatcatgGAGATCACCATAGCCCCACTTATCACCATGGTGACCACCACAACACTTTTCAGCATCACAGAGGCCACCACAGTCCATCCCATCCCCATCACTATGACGACCATCATCATGGAGACTGCTACAGCCCCACTCACCACCATGGACAGCACCACAGTACaactcatcgtcatcatcaccatggaGACCATCATGGCCATGCTAATCACCATCAACATGGGGACCACCATGGCCATGCTCATCACCATGAAGGTCAACGCAGGCCAGCACATCATCATGGAGAGCACTATTCAGGTCACCAACACCGTAGCAACCATCAAAAAACTGAACGTCTAACTATACCACAtcaccacagacaccacagcCTATCTAGTGACCATGAAGATCATCATAAACATCTGTATCACCATAGAGACCACCACAGTCCaacacatcaccatcaccatggaGAGCATCATGACCTTACTCAGCATCACAGCTCTGGcaatcaccatcaccatcaccacggAGACCACCACAGTCCTGACCATCAGCATCCCCCTGGAGATCACCACAGTCCTGACCATCAGCATCACCACGGAGACCACCACAGTGAATTGCGTCAgcatcaccatggaaaccaccATGGTGGATCGCATCATGGAGACCACCCCAGTCCAGGccatcagcatcaacatggaGACCACCCCAGTGAATCCCACCAgcatcaccatggaaaccaccATGGTGGATCGCATCATGGAGACCACCCCAGTCCAGCccatcagcatcaacatgaAGACCACCCCAGTGAATCCCACCAGCATCAACATGGAAACCACCATGGTGGATCCCATCATGGAGACCACCCCAGTACAGGccatcagcatcaacatggaGACCACCCCGGTGAATCCCACCAGCATCACCATGGAGACCACCACAATCCAGGccatcagcatcaacatggaGACCACCCCAGTGAATCCCACCAgcatcaccatggaaaccaccATGGTGGATCCCATCATGGAGACCACCCCAGTACAGGccatcagcatcaacatggaGACCACCCCGGTGAATCCCACCAGCATCACCATGGAGACCACCACAATCCAGGccatcagcatcaacatggaGACCACCCCAGTGAATCccatcagcatcaacatggaGACCACCCCGGTGAATCCCACCAGCATCACCATGGAGACCACCACAGTCCAGGccatcagcatcaacatggaGACCACCACATTGAGTCccatcagcatcaacatggaGACCACCCCAGTGAATCCGACCAGCATTACCATGGAAAACACCATGGTGGATCCCATCATGGAGACCACCCCAGTCCAGGccatcagcatcaacatggaGACCACCCCGGTGAATCCCACCAGCATCACCATGGAGACCACCACAGTGAATCCCACCAGCATCAACATGGAGACCACCACGGTGAATCCCACCAGCATCACCATGGAGACCACCACAGTCTAGGccatcagcatcaacatggaGACCACCACATTGAGTCccatcagcatcaacatggaGACCACCACAGTGAATCCCACCAGCATCAACATGGAGACCACCACAGTGAATCCCACCAGCATCACCATGGAGACCACCCACGTCCAGGccatcagcatcaacatggaGACCAGCAAAAAGAATCTCATCAGCATCAACGTGGAGACCACCACATTGAGTCccatcagcatcaacatggaGACCACCACATTGAGTCCCATCAGCATCACCATGGAGACCACCAAAGTGAATCTCATCAACATCAATGTGGAGACCACCACATTGACGCTCATCAGCATCACCATGGAGATCACTACAATACAAGCCATCACCAAGGACATCACCCTGATTCCCAGATTAACCAACCCTACTCCAAGAACAATGACCTTGACCACGGGGGCCATGATGACCACCATACTCTTTTGAAGGGGCCTTCTGCTAATAGTCCCCCTGCACGCAGGAAGCCAGAGTCTCTCACCAgccacacagactcacacaggaACACTCGGAGCCCCTCCAGCCACAATGAGGAACAGACAAGTTTCACAGACTCATCATTACATAAA GAAAAGGCACCTGAGCTGGGTCGAATTAT GACACTACAGGAGAAGAACGAAGGTCTTCATCAGAGTTTGGTGAAGACGGCAGTAAGGATGGAGTTTTTAGGAGAGGAGTTCATGAGCAGCCAAAAGCTTTTGGAGGCAGAGCTTCAGAAGACGCGTATGGAGCTTGGCAGCCTCACAGACAGGTTTAAAAG ACTACACGacagctgctcctccactcAACAGACCAATAATCTTTTACAGCAAAAACTGAACTCTGTg GCTCAGAGCATGGAAGGGGAACGTGAGAGGCTGAACCGACGTATCTCGGCACTGACGGAGCAGCTCGCTGATGCAAAATTTGCCAACAGTGTAGAAACATTCAAT GCACCATCAGTCCTGCACACAGGCAACCTCCATTTTCCGTCAGACGATGCCATTAATCAGGTGGTTCTCCCCATCACTCCCCCTCCGGCTCAGTTCATGGACAGCCATAACTATGGAATGGCTAAAGCCGGCGGGCAGGAACAATCTCTGGGGTCAGttccagaggaggaagaatctgattggtcagagaTTGGAGAAGAGATCCCGCGGTTTATACTGACAGGATCGAATAGAATTCATGCATGGAGACACCAAGACGGAGACCTAGACAAAGACTGTGAGTCAGGCGGCCAGGAAAGTGTCAGATTACACTCTGCACAACTACGGCAGATACCTCATCTCCAGTTTACAATTCACAGTGAGATTTTTCCAGCTCCACAAACCAAAGCCTGCTCCTCTGGCTTCACGAATCTGCCCGAGGTCATGACAGGTGAGGGCCAGTACAGGATCAGTCCCAACCTCGGCTCCTCCATCCTGATCCGGTCGACTAGCCTGGAGGAAATTCCTCTGGCGTGCCATCACATGCAAAAAGAGCTAAGAGGCACAGAGGCCATGATGGACCTCCACCACCCTGGGGATGAAATGATGGAGGATTTGGATAATGAGATCATTCATCATTGGAGAACAAACAATGACAGGGAGGCGGCGATTGCAAGGCCAGTGGAAAGCAGGACGTCAGAAGCAGATCGCAGCCTGGCCTGCCTGCAGTCAGCAGAGCAGATGCTCAGCCACTTCATGTGTGAACGCCAGTCCAGTGAAGGAAAGAGTCAGGGCAGGGCGGAGGTGCACGGCTGGACAGGAGGGATTCCGGATGAGGTGTTGAAAGGGGAGCGAACACAGCTGTGA
- the frmd8 gene encoding FERM domain-containing protein 8 isoform X2 produces MEGDDCSFPQDSSDDHSQRGSVASSATLSRAQDVLVYLCGDSAVHLSVEGLGSVTVQELGRSVREALHIPESAQDAFAFWLCSPLLDLQLKVKHQPYKLCRQWQDLLYRFTEASEEDISQDEPCLQYRRNVFYHKSKEFQIDDEGVLKLLYEEARSNILTGRYPCDPEHWMGLGALSLAIDEGTGLESQQLTSIIREKKLSSFLPAHVTMGSGGLLSTLRGKSSRQAGLEQNLLGEYRKISASAGNPPEPTQLLHQYLNTCHTLPYYGCAFFLGEIDKPGQGILQRGKRKAVNVGICLDGVYVMDVKEKHVLLGLRFSELSWDHSYPEEEGDSHILWLEFDGEEDGTPVNKLLKIYSKQAELMSGFIEFCVELKSASEGGAAAETDGEVSLSQQPAGQEGSNKNGRGGRRGMLHRQSSVVCSRVHSLNTISYVDNGKEIKRLKPKRAASFFTRQPSAATYSAVQVTESLEQG; encoded by the exons ATGGAAGGGGATGACTGCAGCTTTCCTCAAGACTCATCCGATGATCACTCTCAAAGAGGAAGTGTCGCTTCTTCCGCAACACTTTCCCGGG CTCAAGATGTGCTCGTATACCTTTGTGGCGACAGCGCAGTCCACCTATCTGTAGAAGGGCTTGGCAGCGTCACTGTGCAGGAGCTGGGTCGCAGTGTTCGTGAGGCTCTCCATATTCCTGAGTCGGCACAGGATGCTTTTGCCTTCTGGTTATGTTCTCCGCTGCTCG ATTTGCAGTTAAAGGTGAAGCATCAACCGTACAAACTGTGTCGGCAGTGGCAGGACCTGCTGTACCGCTTCACTGAGGCCTCAGAGGAAGATATTTCGCAAG ATGAGCCGTGTCTCCAATACAGACGCAATGTATTTTATCATAAATCTAAAGAGTTCCAG ATTGATGATGAGGGAGTGCTGAAACTTCTGTACGAGGAGGCCAGGAGCAACATCCTCACAGGTCGATACCCTTGTGATCCCGAGCACTGGATGGGTCTTGGAGCCTTGTCTCTTGCTATTGATGAGGGAACTGGTCTGGAGAGCCAACAGTTGACTTCTATTATAAG agagaagaaactgTCCTCTTTTCTGCCTGCACATGTTACCATGGGGAGTGGGGGTTTGCTCTCCACTCTGCGGGGGAAGTCGAGTCGTCAGGCAGGGCTGGAGCAGAACCTGTTGGGGGAGTACAGAAAGATCAGCGCATCTGCTGGAAACCCTCCTGAGCCCACGCAGCTCCTGCACCAGTACCTCAACACATGTCACACGCTGCCTTATTACGG GTGCGCTTTCTTCTTGGGTGAGATTGACAAACCAGGGCAAGGGATCCTCCAAAGGGGAAAGCGCAAAGCTGTCAATGTTGGAATTTGTCTGGACGGGGTCTATGTGATGGACGTTAAAGAGAAG CATGTACTGCTTGGCCTGCGTTTTAGTGAGCTCTCGTGGGACCACAGCTAccccgaggaggagggggactcACACATTCTGTGGCTGGAGTTtgatggagaggaggacggaACTCCAGTCAACAAGTTGCTAAAGATCTACTCAAAACAA GCAGAGCTAATGAGCGGCTTCATTGAGTTCTGTGTAGAGCTGAAGTCTGcgtctgagggaggagctgcGGCTGAAACGGACGGCGAAGTGAGTCTGTCTCAGCAGCCAGCTGGACAAGAGGGCAGCAACAAGAACGGACGTGGAGGACGGCGTGGGATGCTGCACAGGCAAAGCAGTGTCGTGTGCAGTCGGGTCCATTCGCTTAACACTATCAGCTACGTGGATAATG gaaaagaaatcaaacgCTTGAAACCGAAGAGAGCGGCGTCCTTCTTCACCCGTCAGCCGTCTGCTGCCACGTACTCTGCAGTGCAAGTGACGGAGAGTCTGGAGCAGGGTTAA